Genomic window (Vibrio coralliirubri):
TAATCCTGACCGTCGATTTAAGGTTGAGCTGAGCCATAAGCCTTTGAACCGTTTTGTGATTAAGCACGAACCCCTGATTCTTTAGTTCCAAGTGAATACGGCGGTAGCCGTATCGCCCCTTATGTTCATGATAAATTGACTTTATCAACCGCAGCTCACGTTCGTAGCTATTTTGGCGCTTGCTCGTTTGAGCCTGATAATAAAAGACACTTTTTGCCAACTGTAGAGTGTGCAGTAAGTGCTTTAATGGGTACTTGCCTTTAAGAGTTAGAGCTATGACCGCTTTTTCTTTGTTCGACGGTTTTTTTTCTGCTCCAACTCTTCCAACTTTTTTAGAACGGCATTCTCGGTTCGTAAGTAGACCAACTCCTCTTTTAGCTCCTCAAGTGTCATTTCATTATCAGGCTTAGTGGTACGTTGAGGTTGCTGTTTCATTGAGGGTCTTCCTTTCTGGCGCATTTCGAGCCCCTTGATACCGAGCTCATTAAATCGTTTAAGCCAGACAGAGAGTATTCCAGGGGATGAGAGGTTTAATACAGCGCTAGTGTGCGTGAGAGACCATTCATTCGTCCACATTAAATTCAATGCTTTTCGTTTTGTTTGAGCAGTCGCGGCATGATTAGTTGGTAAAAATGAATCAGTACCATGGATGGCAAAGACTTGAGCCCAATACCGTATCTGCCTTGAAGAAATTGAATATTGTTTTGCTAAGTAGAGAGATGACGTGCCATCTAAGTATTGCTTAGCAATGATACATTTTAGCTCTCGGCTATATTTGGACATAAAAAGACCCCCAATAATTGGTGTCCAACTATTGGGGGTCAGTTCAGCTGTAAGGCTCTCGGGTTTTCTAGTTTATGCTGGTGGTGTCAATTCAAGTCACCACCAACTTAGCGCTTAATATTACGCTTGCTGTTTTTGTAGCTCAGCTTCTTTCGCTTCGTCTTCGATTAGAGAATCAACGATAACTGCACATGCTGCATCACCAGTGATGTTCAGAGCAGTACGGATCATGTCGAAGATACGGTCTAGAGCGAACAACAGAGGTAGACCTTCGATAGGGATACCAGCCGCTAGAAGAACCGCAACCACTAGGAAAGAAGGACCTGGAACACCCGCTTGGCCAACCGCACCTAGTGTAGACGTTACGATGATAGCAACGTAAGCACCCATAGACAGGTCGATGTTGAACAGCTGTGCGAAGAAGATAGCAACTAGGCCGTAGTAAATCGCGTTACCAGACATGTTGATCGTCGCACCAAGAGGCAGAACGAATGAAGCCGTAGAGTTACGAACGCCAAGTTCTTTCTCTACCGTTTCCATTGTTACTGGCAGTGTCGCCATTGAAGATGCTGTTGATAGTGCAACCGCTTGAGGCTTCTTCATCGCAACTAGGAACTTCTTAGCTGAAGTCTTAGTGAAGATTTGAATCATTAGCGGGTAAGCAACAAAGCCGAAGATCAGAATTGCAGCGATGTAGACAACGAACAGTTTGAACACAACCATAAGTGCGCCAAAACCGAACGTACCCACAGCTTCTGCCATTAGGCCGAATACGCCAAGTGGTGCAATGATCATAACCTTGTTGATCATCCAAACCATAGCGTCAACAATCGCGTTTACGCCATTGATGATAGGGTCACGTTTCTCTTTCGCTTGTTTAGAAATCGCAATACCAAAGAATAAGCAGAAAACTAGAATTTGAAGAATGTTTGCTTCATTCAGTGATTGGAAAACGTTGGTCGGGATCATGCCCGTGATGGTTGCCCAAAACGTTGGAAGTTCGCCTTTTGCAGCGTATTCAGAAGAGAACATGCCTTCAACGCCAGAAACATCGATACCACGACCTGGTTCGAATATTTCACCCATTACTAGCGCTAGTGCTACAGCAAGTGCAGACGTTAGTGCAAAGTAACCTAGAGTGGTCACGCCCACTTTTCCTGCTGATGAGCTGTTGCCTAGACCAGCAGCACCTGAAATTAGGGCAACTGCGACTAGAGGGATAACCAGCATCTTGATCAAATTGATGAAGATAGCACCCAGTGGAGCGAACATAGTTGCGCTGTCACCCATCATCGCACCGACTAGGGTACCGATGATCATTGCAATAACGACTTGAACGCCGATGTTGCTTAGTAAACTCTTTTCTTTTAACACTTCCATAACCTCTGTGCTACTAAATATAAAAATCCCAGAACTACTCACCAATGTACGATGTACCATTGGATTAATATTTCGCGAGAAGTTTTACACGTATCCTTTACATTTATCAATATGAGCAGAGATGAAAGCCCTCGAAAAGTAGGTGGTTTTATGTCATTTGTTGTTTTTCCATACCGATGCAATCGTTTGCTTTTGTTTTTTATTGCTCTGATATTTGCAGTGTTTATAAAAGTCTTTCTGTTTGGGGTTTCGTGAATGATTTGAGGCGTTGGTATTTGACTTGCTTTGTTAACATTTGGTTTTCATTTTTGGGTGTTTTTTGGTCTTGATATTTGAGCTAATTCAAAGACGCGTGTTGTGTGAAATTTAGCCTGAACTATGCTTAAGGTATCTATTTATTACCAAGATGTTACCTCTGCGCTTTAAATAAAACGTCTATCTAGCATCTCAGTTGTAAGGAGAGGGGCTATGACTTTTATATTAAAGTACTTGTTTGCGTTTCTTCTGTTGTTCAGCTCTGTGTTTGCTCAGGCCGATGATGTCTGGGTGATTGAGGTGAATGGAGGAATAGGTCCTGCGACCAGTGACTACCTCACTAGAGAAATAGAACAAGCTCACGATGAGCAAGCGAAGCTCATTATTTTGAAAATGAACACGCCCGGCGGGTTAGATACGTCGATGCGAGATATTATCCGATCCATCACCACCTCACCGATTCCGATAGCAACTTGGGTTGGGCCTGCTGGCTCACGTGCGGCGAGTGCGGGAACCTACATTCTACTTGCTAGCCACATCGCCTCTATGGCGCCTGGAACTAATTTGGGCGCAGCCACGCCTGTCTCTCTTGGTGGTGGCAAAGCGCCGACTAATCCACTATCTCCTCAAGACGATGCTAATAAAGATGACAACACGTCAGCGAGTGAGCAAGACGAAACAAAACAAGAGAACTCAGACCAAGTAAAAGCCAGCACTGCGATGGAGAAGAAAGTCATCAATGATGCTGCAGCCTACATTGTCAGTTTGGCTAAGCTACACAATCGCAATGAAGAGTGGGCTGAAAAGGCGGTAAGAGAAGCGGCGAGTTTGGACTCAGAGAACGCGCTAACACTTAATGTGATCGATTTTATTGCTAGCGACCTTCAGCAATTGGTTGAGCTGAGTAACGGACGCACCATCATCATCAACGGTATCAATCAGGAAGTTCAACTTAGTGAGGTGGCTTTTGTCGAGCGTGAACAAGACTGGCGCTTTAGTTTGCTTTCGGTGATTACTAATCCAAACGTCGCTTACATCCTCATGCTCATTGGCATCTATGGCTTGTTACTGGAGTTCTATAACCCTGGAGTCGGCTTACCGGGTGTCTTGGGTGGCATCTGTTTGTTGTTAGCAATGTACTCCTTACAAATGCTGCCGGTGAGTTATGCCGGTCTTGCCTTAATCCTGTTGGGAATAGCCTTAATGGTCGCAGAGGCCTTTAGCCCTAGCTTTGGTATTTTTGGTTTGGGTGGAGTTGCTGCGTTTACGCTCGGTTCAATCATGCTGATGGACACCGAAGTGCCTGGTTATCAAATCGCATTGCCGTTAATTATCGGGATCAGTTTGTTCTCTGTTGCCTTTATTGTCGTAACTATCTCTATGTTAGTCCGAGTGAGAAACAAGCCTGTGACTACAGGGATGGAAGCGGTGGTTGGTGAGACCGGTAAAGTTGTCAGCGGTTTCCCGGGTGCTGGCCGAGTGCTAGTTGAAGGTGAAATGTGGCAAGCTCAATGCGCCAGTGAACTGCAAGCTGGGCAGCTTATCAGAGTGACCAAGCTGACTGGGTTGCTGTTGGATGTTGAGGCGCTACCCGATGAGGTACCACCGAGGCTGAGTTAGCGCGGAGTGTTAGCGTGGAATACAGGGATACACTTGATTGAATTATTTATTGCTTAACTATCGTTACCATTAGGGGGCGGTTATGTTTATACACACTATAGGTATTGTCATCGTGCTCGTTATCTTGTTGATAGCCAGCATGTTCAGAGTTCTGCGCGAGTACGAGCGGGCAGTGGTGTTCTTCCTTGGGCGCTTTTATGGCGTTAAAGGGCCGGGCTTGATTATCATCATTCCTTTCATCCAACAAATTGTGAGAGTGGATCTACGAACTATCGTTTTGGATGTGCCAACACAAGATTTGATCACCAGAGATAATGTGTCTGTGAAGGTCAATGCTGTGGTCTATTTTCGAGTGCTCGATCCGAAGATGGCGATCAACAACGTTGAGAACTATCTTGAGGCCACCAGCCAACTTTCACAAACAACGTTACGTTCTGTTCTAGGTCAACATGAGTTGGACGAGCTGTTGTCTGAGCGAGAAGAACTTAATAGAGATTTGCAATCGATACTGGATCAACACACCGATAACTGGGGGATTAAGATTGCCAATGTTGAGATTAAGCATGTCGACCTTGATGACAGTATGGTGCGAGCGCTTGCTAAACAAGCTGAGGCGGAACGTTCTCGTCGAGCCAAGGTGATACATGCGACGGGTGAGTTAGAAGCATCGACCAAATTACGCGAAGCGGCCGAAGTGCTGAACCAAGCGCCTAACGCCATTCAATTGCGATATATGCAAACGCTAACCGAGGTGGCTAATGAAAGAACCTCCACCATCATTTTCCCAATGCCCATCGATTTAGTGGAGAAGATAACCGATCCGATCAAAGCGACGCTCAATGAGGCAGCGATTAAGAAAGCGATGAAAGCCGATGAGTGATTGGCTCAAATGAAAAGCAATAAAAAAGGCTCCACAACTGTGGAGCCTTTTGATATTTGAATCGTTGGGTCGATTTACCGGCCGTAGATTACTTCTGCGTTGCCGCTTTCATTGGCGTAACAAACTCAGCAAGTGCTTTAAGCATTGCTTCTGGTTGTTCAACGTTGTTTTCAATGATTTTCACAACCGCTGAGCCAGAGATAGCACCAGCAGCGCCAGCTACAATTGCTTCTTTCACTTGTTCAGGAGCTGAGATACCGAAACCAAGCAGGGCTGGTGGCGCATCAAACTTGTTCAAACGATCAAGTAGGGCAGTCACAGGCATGTTTGCTTTTGTTTCTGCACCCGTTACGCCAGCACGAGAAAGTAGGTAAGTGTAACCACCACCTAGCTCAGAAACCGATTGAAGCGTCTCATCACTTGCTGTTGGTGGAGCAATAAAGATTGGGTGAATACCAAACTTTTTAGCTGCAGCAACAAACTCGCCGCTCTCGTTGGTTGGTACATCAGCAATCAGTACTGAATCGATACCTGCATTCGCACAACGCTCGTAGAAGTTCTCGATACCACGTGCGTAAACCAAGTTTGCGTACATCAGTAGGCCGATTGGCAGCTCTGGGTATTTAGCACGGATTTGACCAATAAGATCAAAACACACATCTGGCGTTACTTTAGAATCTAAAGCACGAATGTTCGCACCTTGGATTGTTGGACCATCAGCAAGAGGATCAGAGAATGGGATACCAAGCTCAAGTGCGTCTGCACCCGCTTCAACCAAAGTTTCCATGATCTTAAGCGATTGCTCAGGGTTAGGATCGCCAACTGTTACGAATGGTACGAATGCGCCCTGATTCTTTTCAGCTAAGCGAGTGAAGAGTGATTGATAGCGATCCATTATAATGCTCCTTTCTCTTTAAGAATGTCGTGTACAGAGAAAATGTCTTTGTCACCACGGCCAGATAAGTTAACGACTAATAGCTGTTCTTTCTCTGGATCGTCATGAGCCATTTTGATTGCATGAGCCAAAGCATGAGACGACTCTAGTGCAGCGATGATACCTTCGTTACGTGCGATAGCTTGGAAAGCTTCTAGTGCTTCGTCATCGGTCACGTTGTCGTATTCAGCACGGCCAATAGCATTTAGGTGCGCGTGTTGAGGACCAACTGATGGGAAGTCTAGACCTGCAGATACAGAGTAAGACTCTTCTACTTGGCCGTTTTCATCTTGCATCAGTGGTGCTTTCATACCGAAGAAGATACCAGTTTTACCGTGTTTAAGCGGCGCGCCGTGTTGGTCGGTATCAATACCTTTACCAGCAGGCTCTACACCGATCAGGCGAACAGACTCTTCTTCAATGAAGTCAGCGAACATACCGATAGCGTTAGAACCACCGCCGACACAAGCGATAACTGCATCAGGAAGGCGACCTTCACGCGCTAGAATCTGGTTCTTCGTTTCTTCACCAATCATGCGTTGGAAATCACGAACAATCGTTGGGAATGGGTGAGGACCCGCTGCAGTACCCAGTAGGTAGTGCGCGTCTTCATAAGTTGCAGACCAGTCACGTAGAGCTTCGTTACAAGCATCTTTTAGCGTTGAAGAGCCAGAATGAACAGGGATAACCTCTGCGCCCATTAGCTTCATACGGAACACGTTCGGGCTTTGACGTTCAACGTCTTTAGCACCCATGTAAACACGACACTTAAGACCTAATAGAGCACACGCTAGAGCCGTTGCCACACCGTGTTGGCCTGCGCCAGTTTCAGCGATGATTTCCTGCTTACCCATACGTTTTGCTAGCAATGCTTGACCAAGAACTTGGTTTGTCTTGTGAGCACCGCCGTGAAGTAGATCTTCACGCTTTAGGTACAGTTTGGTTTTTGTACCTTTTGTTAGGTTGCGTGCTAGCGTTAGCGCCGTTGGACGACCAGCGTACTCTTGAAGAAGCGTCATGAATTCGCTACGGAACTCAGGATCGGCTTGTGCATCGATAAATGCTTGTTCAAGTTGGTCTAGTGCTGGCACTAGGATCTGCGGTACGTATTGACCACCGTATTCACCAAAGTAGGCATCGAGTTTAGCCATTGTGTTATTCCTTCAATTCTACTGATGTGTATTCACACCAAGTCATTTAATCTTGTTTGAGCTTCGCAAAAGGCAAAGCTCACAAATATGTTTTTAGTTTTTGCTTTCTAATTTCTAGCGCCGAGTTTGGACTAGTAATTACGAATCGCTGCAAAAGCACGCTGCAGTTTGTCTGCGTCTTTTTTACCTGGGGCGGATTCAACGCCAGAGTTTAGGTCTAGTCCTAAGCAGCCTAACTTAGCCGCTTGGTTAGCATTTTCTGGGGTTAGACCACCTGCCAACATGATTGCGCTTTGGTTGTTGATTAGGCTCCAATCGAACACTTGGCCTGTACCACCTGTTTGAGAACCCACTTTAGTATCTAGCAGGTGACGAGTCACGTTGCTTTCCAGTAATTCTGGTAGCGAGCTCTCTGAATCGGAAGCAACACCGTAAGCTTTCCAAATCTCAACGCTTTCAGGCAGTGACTGTTTTAGTTCATCGACAAACGCTTGAGATTCATCACCGTGCAATTGCACCGCAAATAAACCTAGCTCAGAAACCGTTTTCGCAACGTCAGTAACGCTATGGTTTTGGAACACACCCACGTAGTTCAAAGGCGCGCCGCTCATAGTCAAACGAGCAGCTTCGATATCCACATGACGCTTAGATGCTTCAACGAAAATCAGACCACCGAATACCGCACCAGCTTGATAAGCCTTCGCTGCATCATCAGAGTGAGTTAATCCGCACACCTTGTTTTCACCCAGCGTTACTTTACGCACCGCAAGCTCAAGGTTCTTCTCTGCCATGAGAGAGCTGCCGATTAGGAAGCCATCTGCAAACGTTGAAAGGTCACGAACTTGTTGATGTGTGTAGATGCCAGACTCTGAAATCACGACTGCGTTTGGAGCCAGTTCGCGAATCAATGGTGCCAACTCTTTAGTACGGTTTAAATCAGTCGAAAGGTCACGTAAGTTACGGTTGTTAATGCCGATCACCTTAGCGTTTAGAGCGACTGCGCGGTGAAGTTCTTCTTCGTTGCTGACTTCGGTCAATACACCCATGTTGAGTGAGTGAGCGACTTCCGCCAACGCTTTGTACTCTTCGTCATCTAATACCGATAGCATTAGCAAAATTGCGTCAGCTGAGTAGTGACGAGCTAGGTACACTTGGTAGGTATCAACCATGAAGTCTTTACACAGGATAGGCTGCTTAGCAATGCTGCGAACCTTAGGTAAAAACTCAAAGTCACCTTGGAAGTACTTCTCGTCTGTCAGCACAGAAATCGCGTTTGCGTGGTTGTTGTAAACCGACGCAATATAGTCGAGGTCAAACTCGTCACGGATTAAACCTTTTGACGGAGAGGCCTTTTTACATTCAGTGATGAAAACCGTTTGTTCTCCGCTCAGAGCATCATAAAAGCTGCGGTCTGTGGCAGTTAGTGACGCTTTAAAGTCGTCTAATGGTTGAGTCTGCTTACGCGCTTCAACCCATTGGTATTTGTCACGAACGATTTTTGCTAATACTTCTGCCATTTCAGCTTCTTTGACTGAAACGTGGGTCGACAGTTTATCGGTAGTCTGTGTCATGTTCTTTGTCTCAATTGGTCGTTCGTTAAGCGTGTGCAGCAAGCTTTTGTACAAGCTCGTACGCTTTGCCAGAGTTCATTGCGTCAATTGCTTGCTGTGCGTTGGCTTTTAGATCTTCGTGACCAAATAGACGCATCAGTAGAGCAACGTTGACTGCCACTGCGCCAACTTGAGCGTCAGTGCCTTTACCCGTCAGGATATCGGTTGTGATGGCTTTGTTCTCTTCTGGCTCGCCGCCCTTGATCGCTTCAAGAGGGTGAGTGTTCAAACCAAAGTCAGCCGGAGTAACTGTGTACTCGTGAATCTCGCCATCTTTAATTTCAGCAACGATGGTCTCGCCATGAATCGCCACTTCATCTAGGCCGCTACCGTGAACAACTGCAGCACGCTTCATGCCCATTTGCAGCATGGTTTCTGCGATAGGGCGAACCAACTCTTTGCTGTAAACACCCATTAGCTCGATGTTAGGGCGAGCAGGGTTAATCAGTGGGCCAAGGATGTTGAAGATAGTGCGTGTTTTCATTGTTTGACGAACAGGCATCGCGTGACGTACACCGACGTGATACTGCGGAGCAAATAGGAATGCTACGCCAAGCTCATCAACAGCCGTACGTGTATCTTCAGCTGTCATTGCTAGGTTGATACCGAACGAATCCAATAGGTCAGAAGAACCTGATTTACTCGATACACTACGGTTACCGTGCTTCGCGACTTTTAAGCCACACGCTGCGGCAACAAATGCAGAAGTCGTCGAGATATTAATGGTGTTGTGACCGTCGCCACCTGTACCCACGATGTCTGCGAAATCGTAATCAGGGCGCGGGAACGGGTTTGCATTCGCAAGCAGTGCTTTCGCTGCGCCAGCGATTTCATCGGGCGTTTCGCCTTTGATTTTTAGCGCTGTCAGCGCTGAAGCCATCAAGATTGGGTCTAGTTCACCCTTGATGATCACATCAAATAACTGTTGGCTTTCTTCTTGAGTAAGAGACTGCTGTTCGTAAAGTTTATTAATCTGTTCCATGATCGTTTCCTATATCGTCTTTTTCTCAAGAGCCCATTCGATAGCGTTTGCTAGAAGCGTTGCACCGTAGGTCGTCATAATTGATTCAGGGTGGAATTGGAATCCACACACCTTGTCTTGTTCTTGAACCACTGACATCACCAAATCATCGACTTCAGCTGTCACCGTTAAGCTATCAGATACATGCGTGGCCACTAAAGAGTGGTAGCGAGCGATAGCCAGTGGCGAAGGTAAGCCTTGGTAAGTCGCATGGTTTTGGTGTTCCATCATCGACACCTTACCATGAATGATTTCGCCAGCGCCTGCAACGGTGCCGCCATAGGCTTCAACAATTGCTTGGTGGCCTAAGCAAATACCAATCATTGGCACTTTACCTTTTAGAAGCTGAATCAGCTCTGGCATACAACCCGCATCTGCTGGAGCGCCAGGGCCTGGCGAAAGCAGTGCAACAGGGTTGTCTAGTTCGTTGATCGCCGCTTCAACAACCTTTGCTGGAATGTTGTTACGGTAAATCTTTACGCTGTGACCTAATGAACGAAATTGGTCTACAAGGTTGTATGTGAATGAGTCGAAGTTATCGATGAATACAATATCAGCCATGATTACGACTCCTTCTTATTTGTTAGGTTTTTAGTATGTGCAGCTTGAATCGCAGAGATAACCGCTTGTGCCTTGCCGCGAGTTTCATCGGCTTCTGCTTGTGGGTCTGAATCGAAAACCACACCAGCGCCAGCTTGTACTTGTGCCACGCCATCTTCAACGTAAGCAGAGCGAATTACGATACAAGTATCTAGAGTCCCTTCACCGGTTAGATAACCGACTGCACCACCGTAGCTACCACGGCGCGTTTTTTCTACGTCACGAATAAGCTGCATTGCGCGGATTTTTGGTGCGCCCGTTAGCGTACCCATGTTCATACAAGCTTGGTAAGCGTGTAGAGCATCTAAGTCTTCACGGAGCTGACCAACAACACGAGAAACTAAGTGCATTACATGGCTGTAGCGGTCAACTTTTAGCAAGTCTGCTACGTGGCGAGTGCCAGCTTCGGCAATACGCGCAACATCGTTACGTGCTAGGTCGACTAGCATCATGTGCTCGGCGTTTTCTTTCTTGTCGGTACGCAGTTCAAGCTCGATACGGCTGTCTAGGTCGAAATCGATTTGACCGTCAGGGCGCTTACCACGACGACGAGTACCAGCAATTGGGTAGATCTCGATTTGGTTGGTTTCTGTCTCGTATTTCAGCGCGCTTTCTGGAGAAGCACCGAACAGAGTAAACAGCTCGTCTTGCATGTAGAACATGTAAGGGCTTGGGTTACTTTGTTTGAGTTCTTTATAAGCCGCCAATGGAGCAGGGCAAGGTAGAGTGAAGCGGCGTGAAGGTACTACTTGGAATACATCGCCTTTAACTACGTACTCTTTTAAATCACGAACCGTTTGGCAGAAGTCTTCATCTGAAACGCTAGGTACTGCTTCAACGTTGTCGAGTGGCGTTACTTCAGTGATGGCTTTCAGGGACTGACACTGAGTTTGAATGTTGGCTAGACGGTCAGTCAATTGCGCTTTGATGCTGTCATCTTGAGCGAACAAGCTCGCGTGAAGCAGGCCTTCGTTCTCTTGGTGATCGAAACGTAATAGTGTTTCAGCTACGTAGAATACAAAGTCAGGACAATTGTTGGTTGCTTCAGCATCACCGAGTGGCTCAAAGTTTGCCACGATGTCGTAAGCGAATAGACCCGCCATGAATAGCGCGTGTTTGTTATCAGCGTCTTGCTCAAAGCTGTGCTGAACTAAACGTAGAGCATCGAATGAAGACGCTTCTCTTAAGCGTGAGTCTTCGTCTAATTCGTTGCTTGGCTCGATAAAAGTCAGCGTCAAAACGTTATCAGTAAGGTCAGATTTAATTTCTGCTTTCACGTTTTGAGTGAGATGTTCGATAAGCGCTTGACCGTTTTCAGTCAATGCTTGAAAGGTTACTTCATGTCCGCGACATACGATGCGAACAGCAGAGTCGATAAGGAGTAGGCTTGTCAGGTTCTGTTTAGATTCAATCTCGGCAGATTCCAACAAAAGACTATCAGTTTTGTTTTCACACAAAGTATGAAAAACGCTGGTTGGATCTTGCGAGTAAGGAACTGAAGAATTGATGACCTCAATGGTTCCCAGCTTTTTGATTTCAATGGCCTTGTTCACAAGACCTCCTTTATGATTCTTTAAATTTCCTGCCGTACATAGTCGCATAAAGATACCTTTCACCCAATCTAGAATATGGTCAATTCGATGATTTGTTAGTCAGTTGAATGTGAGATGTTCGACAAATTAAAAAGCCCGCTATTAAAGCGGGCTTAGTGATAACTTTTTTATAAACAAACTGTTTAACTAGAAGTACACGTTAGCCCACCAAGAACTTGTCCAAGTGCGCCACCAATTAAGCTCTGAACTTGCTTCTACTGAAGAAAGTTCTAAAACTTTATCTTTATGGTTTTGGTTAAATTCTTGTAACATGGTGAACCTATCAAATGTGATACTTCGTATTTGTGTACTAGTTAACTAGTTTTGCGCTTGCAGGTCAAGTGTGTTGACACAAATATAACGATAAAAATTGAAAACAATGAAAAAGAATATATGAGAATTGATCTACATAGTCATACAACAGCCTCAGATGGCCGACTTACTCCACCTGAGCTAATTGACCGAGCGCTTGGCTTTAACATCGAAGCGCTAGCGATTACAGATCATGACACGACTGATGGGCTTGCTGAAGCACGCAACTATATTGCTGATAACAACCTTCCTATTCAGCTGATCAACGGCATTGAGATTTCGACTGTTTGGCAAAACAAAGATATCCATATTGTTGGGTTAAACGTTGATCCTGAGTCACCAGAGCTTAAAGCGCTCATTGAGCAACAGAAGCAACATCGTATTGGACGTGCAGAGATGATTGCTCAACGTCTTGAGAAAGCGACTCGTGAAGGGGTGCTAGAAGAAGTTAAATTGATTGCGGGTGATGCGCCTA
Coding sequences:
- a CDS encoding aminodeoxychorismate/anthranilate synthase component II: MADIVFIDNFDSFTYNLVDQFRSLGHSVKIYRNNIPAKVVEAAINELDNPVALLSPGPGAPADAGCMPELIQLLKGKVPMIGICLGHQAIVEAYGGTVAGAGEIIHGKVSMMEHQNHATYQGLPSPLAIARYHSLVATHVSDSLTVTAEVDDLVMSVVQEQDKVCGFQFHPESIMTTYGATLLANAIEWALEKKTI
- a CDS encoding anthranilate synthase component 1 encodes the protein MNKAIEIKKLGTIEVINSSVPYSQDPTSVFHTLCENKTDSLLLESAEIESKQNLTSLLLIDSAVRIVCRGHEVTFQALTENGQALIEHLTQNVKAEIKSDLTDNVLTLTFIEPSNELDEDSRLREASSFDALRLVQHSFEQDADNKHALFMAGLFAYDIVANFEPLGDAEATNNCPDFVFYVAETLLRFDHQENEGLLHASLFAQDDSIKAQLTDRLANIQTQCQSLKAITEVTPLDNVEAVPSVSDEDFCQTVRDLKEYVVKGDVFQVVPSRRFTLPCPAPLAAYKELKQSNPSPYMFYMQDELFTLFGASPESALKYETETNQIEIYPIAGTRRRGKRPDGQIDFDLDSRIELELRTDKKENAEHMMLVDLARNDVARIAEAGTRHVADLLKVDRYSHVMHLVSRVVGQLREDLDALHAYQACMNMGTLTGAPKIRAMQLIRDVEKTRRGSYGGAVGYLTGEGTLDTCIVIRSAYVEDGVAQVQAGAGVVFDSDPQAEADETRGKAQAVISAIQAAHTKNLTNKKES
- a CDS encoding trp operon leader peptide, whose product is MLQEFNQNHKDKVLELSSVEASSELNWWRTWTSSWWANVYF